Below is a genomic region from Catenuloplanes atrovinosus.
CGCTGAGCGCGGCGGACGCGAACCGCCGCGAGCACGCGCGGATCCGCGGCAGCCTCGCCGAGCTGGAACGCGGCGGCGGCCCGGTCGTGGTGGTCCAGCCGATCGTGGACCTGACCAGCGGGAAGATCGCCGGCGCGGAGGCGCTGAGCCGGTTCCCCACCGGGTCGCCACTGACCTGGTTCGAGGAGGCCGCGCGGGTCGGCGAGGGCACCGCGCTGGAGTGTTCCGCGATCCGCAACGCGCTGGCCGCGAGCCGGCAGACGCCCGGGTTCATGTCCCTGAACCTCTCCCCCACCACGATCCTGGCGCCCGGCACGCTCGACCTGTTCCGCGACGTGGACCTGGACCGGATCGTGGTCGAGCTGACCGAGCAGGAGAAGCTCGACGACCTGACCGAGGTGCGCGCCGCGCTGGCGCCGCTGCGCGAGCGCGGCCTGCGGGTGGCGATCGACGACGTCGGCGCCGGGTACGCCGGGCTGAACCGCGTGGTGCAGCTGCGGCCGGACATCATCAAGCTGGACATCGGCCTGGTGCGCGGCATCGAGGAGGACGAGATCCGGCAGGCGCTCAGCCGGGCGCTGATCTCGTTCGCCCAGGGCAGCGGCTCGAAGGTGATCGCCGAGGGCGTGGAGACGCCCGGTGAGCTGCGCATCCTGCGCGGGCTCGGCGCCGACTACGGCCAGGGCTGGATCTTCTCCCGCCCGTGCCCGCCGGACCGGCTCACCGACTCCGTGGTCTTCGACCTGGACCCGCGCTGACCGCTCTTGTACCCGGGCGGGTGCACGAGAAAGGGTGCCGTCCATGGCCTACGTCTTCCTCGTCTGCGCGATCGGCGCGGAGATACTCGGTACCAGCCTGCTCCGCACCACGGACGGCTTCACCCGGCCGTGGCCCACGGTCGCGGTGGTGGCCTGCTACGTCGCCTCGTTCTGGTCGCTCTCCCGGACGGTGCAGGCCATCCCGGTCGGCGTCACCTATGCCATCTGGTCCGGCGTCGGCACCGCCGCGATCGCCGCCATCGGCGCCGCCTTCCTCGGCGAGCCGCTGACCCTCACCAAGGTCATCGGCATCGGCCTGGTCATCGCCGGCGTGGTCACGCTCAACCTCGGCGGCCCGCACTGACCCTCGCTCGCGCACACGCCCGCCCGCCGCGGAAACGCGAACGGGAGCGGCGGGACGACGCCTCCGTGTCCCGCCGCTCCCGGTCACTCAGGGATGTGCGGCCCCGTCGGTCGGGATCAGCTCAGGCCTGACGGCCCGAGATCACGACCACTCGCTGCCGTTGTGCCTGGTCATAACCTTGTGCACCATGACGGCCCCTTCTTTCCTCGAACGTTTGTTCTAGCCTACGGCTCGGGTATGACAGTTTTCGGCCGACGATCGAGGGACAGCGCGTTTCCCGGGGACGCACCACCCACCACGACCCGAGGTCCTGGACCGGTCCGATCGGACGGTCGCGCACACCGTCCGGCAGGTCATCTCGATCTCTTCAGATGGTGACTCATCGCGGCAAGTCACCGGGTTCACTCGCGGGCCGCGATAACCGGATCAATCCGGCAACTCGCGAGTTCCCGCCTCAACTGTGCGCGACTCGGAAGTCCCGGGGCAACGCATTTACCCACCCCGGAACGCGTCCCCGCGCCGGCGACCGGCCCCTCGACGAAGATCGCGCCCCACCACGAAGCCGGCAGGGAGGAGCGCCGGCGACGACCGGTGCCCGCGAGAGCAAGCCCACAGCGACCACGCCGGAAGCGGGAAAGCGATATCAACCCCACGCGACCCGGCCGGGAGCCGAACCCCCACACGCAAGCGGAACCGCGCCCAAACGACCGGGCCGGAAGCGGACTCCCGGCGGCGCCGCGGCGACCGGGCCGGCAGCCGGCGTATGCCCGAAGACGACCATCGCGTCGCGGATTCGCAGCGGAACACCGATCCGCCGAAGCGACCACGCCGGAAACAGCGACATACCGGCCAGGCCGGAAGCAGGTCGAAACACCCACGGCGGGCATGGCGTGATCAACCAGCAGGACATGGCGACCCCGCCCCAGGGCGACCAGGCCGGAAGTGGAGGGGGATCAGGAGGCGTCGTCGGCGGCGCGGAGGGGGACGACCGTGGCGCGGGTGGCGGAGTCGCGGAGGGTGCGCAGCAGCATGATGATCTTGTCGCGGCGGACCGGGCGGCAGAAGTGGTAGCCCTGGCCGGCGTCGCAGCCGAGGCTGACCAGCGCGGCCCGCTGGTCGGCCGTCTCGACGCCCTCCGCGACGACGCGCGCGTTGATCCGGCGGCCGAGTTCGACGGTGGCGCGGATGACCGCGGTGGCGCGGGTGGAGTCGGCCATGTCGCGGACGAAGGAGCGGTCGACCTTGAGTTCGTCGACCGGGATGCGGGTGATGAAGCTGAGCGACGAGAAGCCGGTGCCGAAGTCGTCCAGCGAGAGTTGCACGCCCAGCTCGCGCAGGTCGTCGATGACCTCGTCGACCACGTCGGTGCGGCTCATCGCCACGGTCTCGGTGATCTCCAGGACCAGCAGATGCGGCGGTACGTGATGACGGCGCAGCAGCGCGCCCACCTCGCCGGGCAGCCGCGGGTCGAGCAGGTTGCGGGCCGACAGGTTGACCGAGATCGGCACGTCCAGGCCCTGCGTGCGCCACTCGCCGGCGGTGGCGAGCGCCTGGTCCAGCACGTAGCCGGTGAACCGGGCGAGCAGCTCGCTCTCCTCGACCGCGCGCACGAAGTCGGCCGGCGTGAGCAGGCCCCGGCGCGGGTGCTCCCAGCGGATCAGCGCCTCGACGCCGGTCGGTGCGCCGGTCGCCAGGTCCACGGCCGGCTGCATGTCCAGCACGAGCTGGTCGTCGGCGGCGAGCGCCTGCCGCATCTCGGCCAGCAGCGACAGGTGGTCGACGGTGGCGGCGTCGGCGGCGCTGTCGTACGCGGTGATCCGCACGCCGGCGGACTTGGCCCGGTACATCGCGTGCTCGGCCTGCCGGACGCGCTCCGCCATGTCGGCCGCGCCGGCCGGGCTCACCGCGACGCCCACCGTGACCTCGACGGACATCGGCACGTCGCAGACCTCGATCGGCTCGGCCAGCCGCTCCGCGATCAGCCGGGCGCGGCGCAGCAGCGGCGGCTCGGGCGGGGACGGCGGCGCCTCGCGCGGTGACTCCGGCGCGACCGCGATCATCGGCCGGGGCGGCGGGACCGTCCGGTACGCCTTGGGCCCGTCCGCCGCGGTCAGCAGCAGCGCGAACTCGTCGCCGTCCAGCCGGGCCAGCAGTTCGCCGGGCCGGGCGAGCGAGAGCAGCCGGTCGGCCAGCGCGCGCAGCAGCGCGTCCCCGGCCGCGTGGCCCATCGCCTCGTTGACGCGCTTGAGCCGGTCCACGTCGAACAGCAGCAGCGCGGCCGGCGCGCCCCGGTCCAGCTCGCTCAGCGCCCGGTCGCCCTCGGCCAGCAGCGCCACCCGGTTGGTCAGCTCGGTGAGCGGGTCGTGGGCGGCCTGGTAGAGCGCTTGTTCGGTGAGATCGTGAACCTGAGTGGTGATCGCCGCGTTTCCCAGTGCGAGGGCGAGCGCGTCACCGTACGCGGTGAGGACCGCCTCGTTCGCGAACGCCGCCCCGGTCGCCGCCGGGAAGTGCACGCGGATCTCGCCGAGCCGGCGCTCGGCGGCGACGAGCGTGCGGGCGAGGAGCACGTCACCGGGATCGGAGGATTGTTCGTTGGCCGGAGGAGCGGCGACCACCAGACCGCCGTGGTCCGCGGTGTACCGGTTGACGCCGGTGGGCGTGATCACGTCCACCTCGACCCGCTCCGCGCCGAACAGGTCGAGCGCGCCCTCCGCGCCCGCGGTGGCCACGGACCGCTGGTCGGTGCCGGCGAGCGCGCCGGTGGCGGAGGCGAACGTGATCCAGGTGCGCCGGTTCTCCTCGTTGCGCAGCCGCTGGCCGTACGCGTGGTGGACGAACCAGAGCGTGGGCAGCACGAACAGCAGCCAGCGCGGGTCCACGTCGATCACCGCGACGGCGGCGAGGCCGACCAGCACGTTCCCCACGAAGAGCGGCAGCTTGGCGCGGAGCGCGGGCCAGGTCAGCACCGCGACCGGCAGGCCGTGCCGCATCCGGAGGGTGAGCACGGCCAGGCCGACGGAGACCACGAGATACGCCGTCGCGGCCGCGGTGAGCGCGAGGGCGCCGGCGAACGTGAGCGGCACGCCGGGTGGCGGCCCGATCGCGAGCGCCAGCACGGCGGCCACGGCGGTGCCGGCCACCAGCGACGCACCGGCGTGGACCGCTTCGGCGGTGGCGCGGTGCACGCGGCCCGCGGAGAGGACGGTCCAGGCGAGCACGGCGCCGGCGGCGGTGGCCGCGGGCAGCCAGGGCGCGGGCAGCAGGTGCAGGCCGACGATCAGCGCGGCCTCGCCCCAGGTGACGCTCACCGATCCGGTGGTGACCTGGACGCGGACGCGGGCGAGCTGTCCGCAGGCCACGAGCCCGGCCACGACGGCCCAGCTCATCGGCGCGGGCAGGCGGCTGGGAACGGTGCCGGAGACCGGGATGAGCAGGCCGATGAGGACCGCGGTCAGCGCGACCGCGAGGACGGTCGCGTAGAGCGCGCGGACCGGCCCGCCCATTGTGGAGTAACCGGCGGTGGTGCGGCGATCACTCGTCGTGGACATCGGCGACCGCCCCCTTTCCGCGCAGGGTCCGGAGGTGATTACACCCCCCGGCGGAAGGCTAGGCCAATCGCGGAGCGCGCAACAGGGGTTGACGCTCCCGCCACCGTGCGGGCCGGAGCACAATGGCTGGTCAGCGGCGTGCGCTCAATTCTTGGGCGCGCTCTCCCGGGCTTCCCGCGCCGCCGTGTCGGCCTCCGGATCTGTCGGATCGAGGACTTTCTCCTCGCCGTCATCGGCCTTCGCCGCGGTGCCGGTGTCCGATGTGCCGGAACCGGCCGTGGGCGGCGGGAACGACTCGGGGAGCCGGCGGAGCCGCTTGTTCATGCTGCGGATCAGGAACACCGTCGCGATCGCCATCAGCACGATGATGAGCAGGCCCAGGGGCCCGGTCAGACCGCCCTCGCGCGTATCGCCGAAGTTGTTCTGCGCGAGCACGTCCAGGCCAGTCGGGGTCACCATCAGCCGCCTCCTCGTTCTCACCGCCCACCGTACGCCGGTGCGCTCAGCGCGCCGCCACCGAGTCTCGAATCCCGGCGAACAGGTCGGTCTCCGGCAGCGCGGTCTCGACCAGCGAGCGGGCCAGCTCGAAGTCCTCGGTCGGCCACACCTTGAGCTGGATCTCGCGCGGCACCTGGAACCAGAAGCCGTCCGGGTCGACCTGCGTGGCGTGCGCCCGCAGCGCGTCGTCCCGCACGTCGAAGTACTCACCGCAGGGCACGCGGGTGGTGATCTTGTCGCCGCGGTCGCGGCCCTCGTCCCACTTCTCGATCCACTCGGTGTACGGCGAGGTGAGCCCCGCGTCCAGCATCGCCTCGTGCAGCGCCAGCACGCGGTCCTTGGAGAAGCCGGAGTTGTAGTACAGCTTCAGCGGCTGCCACGGCTCGCCGGCCTCCGGAAAGCGCTCCGGGTCGGCGGCCGCGTCGAACGCCGCCATCGTGACGCGGTGGGTCATGATGTGGTCCGGATGCGGGTAGCCGCCGTTCTCGTCGTACGTGGTGATCACGTGCGGGCGGAACTCGCGGATCAGCTTGACCAGCGGCTCCGCGGCGACCTCCGGGTCCATCAGGCCGAAGCAGCCCTCGGGCAGCGGGGGCAGCGGGTCGCCCTCCGGCAGCCCGGAGTCGACGAAGCCGAGCCAGGCCTGGTCGACGCCGAGGATCTCGCGCGCCGCGTCCATCTCCCTGCGCCGGATGTTGGCGATGTCCGCCCACACCTCCGGCCGGTCCAGCTTCGGGTTGAGCACGCTGCCGCGCTCCCCGCCCGTACAGGTGACCACCAGCACGGAGACGCCTTCCGCGACGTACTTCGCGCTCGACGCGGCACCCTTGCTCGACTCGTCGTCGGGGTGGGCGTGCACCGCCATCAGACGCAACTGCTCAGCCAACGCTGACTCTCCCTCGTGACCTGCGGTACGTCCATTCCCGCGTGCTGCGAGAATGGACCCGACACATTCTGGCCGACCGGCCCCCGACGTACCCAACCGCAGGAGTGTGGCACCGGTGACCGAGACGCCCGCGACAACGCCCGCGGCGGCCCCGGTGTTCCCCGCGGGCCGATACGGCCGACGGCGCGAGCAGCGGCGACGCCGTCCGTGGCTGATCGCGGCCGCGCTCGCGGTGGTGCTGCTCGGCGGTCTGATGGTCGCGTACGTGGAGTGGCGGAAGTACGGCGACCCGGCCTACGACGCGCAGGTCATCAGCTACACGGACATCACCGACACCGGCATCGTGGTGCACTTCCGGGTGAACGTGCCGGCGGACGGCACCGCGGCCTGCACCGTGCGCGCGCGCAACCGGGCCGGCACCACCGTGGGCTCCGAGGAGGTCCGGGTGACCGGCACACCCGGGGGCGAACCGGTCACCGTCGATCACCGGCTGGCCACCACCGAACGCGCGTTCATCGGCGAGGTGCTCCGCTGCCGCGCTCACTCCTGAGCGCCTCCACGATCACTGCCGGTAGAACTCGGTAGTGAAATGGGTTGTCTCCCACTGGTAAGTTGGTAGTTCGACCCTGTTCGCCGCAAGCCATTATGAGGAGATCGTCTGTGTCCA
It encodes:
- the mca gene encoding mycothiol conjugate amidase Mca, whose product is MAEQLRLMAVHAHPDDESSKGAASSAKYVAEGVSVLVVTCTGGERGSVLNPKLDRPEVWADIANIRRREMDAAREILGVDQAWLGFVDSGLPEGDPLPPLPEGCFGLMDPEVAAEPLVKLIREFRPHVITTYDENGGYPHPDHIMTHRVTMAAFDAAADPERFPEAGEPWQPLKLYYNSGFSKDRVLALHEAMLDAGLTSPYTEWIEKWDEGRDRGDKITTRVPCGEYFDVRDDALRAHATQVDPDGFWFQVPREIQLKVWPTEDFELARSLVETALPETDLFAGIRDSVAAR
- a CDS encoding DMT family transporter — translated: MPSMAYVFLVCAIGAEILGTSLLRTTDGFTRPWPTVAVVACYVASFWSLSRTVQAIPVGVTYAIWSGVGTAAIAAIGAAFLGEPLTLTKVIGIGLVIAGVVTLNLGGPH
- a CDS encoding DUF4307 domain-containing protein — protein: MTETPATTPAAAPVFPAGRYGRRREQRRRRPWLIAAALAVVLLGGLMVAYVEWRKYGDPAYDAQVISYTDITDTGIVVHFRVNVPADGTAACTVRARNRAGTTVGSEEVRVTGTPGGEPVTVDHRLATTERAFIGEVLRCRAHS
- a CDS encoding sensor domain-containing phosphodiesterase: MHHSPLLTLDAPVPDAVTDALQQVLQVVRRRLGMDVAFIAEFVGDRRVFRWVDAADPVPGLSPGLGDPLDETYCQRIADGRLERVVPDTASDPVARALPITDQLGIGNYLGTPLRLSTGELYGTLCCFSSTPDRTLNGRDLDYLNDVAEIVTVTLSAADANRREHARIRGSLAELERGGGPVVVVQPIVDLTSGKIAGAEALSRFPTGSPLTWFEEAARVGEGTALECSAIRNALAASRQTPGFMSLNLSPTTILAPGTLDLFRDVDLDRIVVELTEQEKLDDLTEVRAALAPLRERGLRVAIDDVGAGYAGLNRVVQLRPDIIKLDIGLVRGIEEDEIRQALSRALISFAQGSGSKVIAEGVETPGELRILRGLGADYGQGWIFSRPCPPDRLTDSVVFDLDPR
- a CDS encoding putative bifunctional diguanylate cyclase/phosphodiesterase encodes the protein MSTTSDRRTTAGYSTMGGPVRALYATVLAVALTAVLIGLLIPVSGTVPSRLPAPMSWAVVAGLVACGQLARVRVQVTTGSVSVTWGEAALIVGLHLLPAPWLPAATAAGAVLAWTVLSAGRVHRATAEAVHAGASLVAGTAVAAVLALAIGPPPGVPLTFAGALALTAAATAYLVVSVGLAVLTLRMRHGLPVAVLTWPALRAKLPLFVGNVLVGLAAVAVIDVDPRWLLFVLPTLWFVHHAYGQRLRNEENRRTWITFASATGALAGTDQRSVATAGAEGALDLFGAERVEVDVITPTGVNRYTADHGGLVVAAPPANEQSSDPGDVLLARTLVAAERRLGEIRVHFPAATGAAFANEAVLTAYGDALALALGNAAITTQVHDLTEQALYQAAHDPLTELTNRVALLAEGDRALSELDRGAPAALLLFDVDRLKRVNEAMGHAAGDALLRALADRLLSLARPGELLARLDGDEFALLLTAADGPKAYRTVPPPRPMIAVAPESPREAPPSPPEPPLLRRARLIAERLAEPIEVCDVPMSVEVTVGVAVSPAGAADMAERVRQAEHAMYRAKSAGVRITAYDSAADAATVDHLSLLAEMRQALAADDQLVLDMQPAVDLATGAPTGVEALIRWEHPRRGLLTPADFVRAVEESELLARFTGYVLDQALATAGEWRTQGLDVPISVNLSARNLLDPRLPGEVGALLRRHHVPPHLLVLEITETVAMSRTDVVDEVIDDLRELGVQLSLDDFGTGFSSLSFITRIPVDELKVDRSFVRDMADSTRATAVIRATVELGRRINARVVAEGVETADQRAALVSLGCDAGQGYHFCRPVRRDKIIMLLRTLRDSATRATVVPLRAADDAS